The sequence TCGGGCATGTCGTTTTCAAAGAAAACAAACCGGTTACTAAATATAATGGCCAGGAAAACGGAGAGTATAGTACCGGTAAAAATTGCCAGCATTATCATGATTTGGTACTGGATGGCTGTCATAGGCGAACTTCCACTTAAAATCTGACCGGTCATCATTCCCGGGAGAGAAACAAGCCCGATGGTTGCCATACTTGCCAATGTAGGGTTTGCTGATTTCTGAAGCGCCCGCTGAAAAAATGGATAGAGCGCCTCTGATCGTGTGGCCCCCGATGCAAGATAAAACTGGTATCGCTCTTTATTTTCCTTCAAATTATAATAAAAATCATTGATGCCAATTACGTTACTTCGAAGACAATTGCCTAAAACCATTCCTGTAATCGGGATGGCATACTGAGCTTCCAGAATTGTTCGAAGCTGAATCACCACTTCAAGAAAAAAGAAATCGATCATAACAATTCCGAAGAATGTAGCCCCAAAGATGGGAATGACTAACGAAGCTTTTTGCCTTAGATCACTTCTGTCAATGGTGGCAAAATCGGCCACAATAACCATGACAAGAATCCAGGCCAGGTTCAGCCAGGGATTGTCGTACTCAAAAATATATTCCAGGTAATATCCAACAAAGAGCAGCTGGAGTGTCATCCGAATGGTGGCGATTACCATTTTTCGGTTCAGCCCTGTTTGATACCACCAGAGAATAGCAGCAGGAATCAATAGACTCAGGAAGCCAATTGCAAGCTGAAACCAACTAAGCTCAATAATTTCCATAACAATTTGCTTATTGCATTTCGATGATTCGATCACACCGTTCCACCCAAAACGGATCGTGGGAAGTGGATAAAATAGTCCGGTCTGAATTTAACAACAGATCTGCAAGTTTCTCTTTGGATTCACGATCCAGCGCCGAGGTCGGCTCATCCAACAGCATCAGGGATTTGTCCATCAAAATGCAGATTAAAATTCCAACCCGCTGACGCTGACCGGTGGACAAATCAGAGAATGTTTTTTCGAGAATTGATGACTCCATTCCCAAGTCATCTAATAAGTCTTCAATCGATTTTATATCAGGTTTTTTTGTAGAACTGTTCTTGAATTCAAAGGGGTAATGAATAACTTCTTTCACGGAACCAATTCCGATATTCAAATCCTGTGGAAGCCAGGCAGTTTCTTTTCGGAATGATTGCAAAGTCCCATCTCTTAGGATAGTACCATTGTATAGAAATTCACCTTTATCCGGAGATTCAAAACCAAGAATGAGTCGAAATAGAGTGGATTTCCCACTCCCTGATTCTCCTTTCAAGACAAGTTTTTCACCTTCTTTTAATCCAAAAGAGAAATCATTAAAAATGATCTCATCGCCATATTTAAAATGGATATTTTTGCCTTCGAGTAGCATAAGGTAGTTTGTTTATTTGCCAATAAGGTAGAGAAGCTTTTGAGTTTGGCAAAAAAGAATATTGAGCAGTGAAGTACGGCTAATGGAGAATGTTATTCACCAATCATCTTTTCAAGTTCATCACAAGAAAAACCCAGTAGTTTCATTTTCTGAAAGAACACGGGTACGTCATGTTCAATAAACTCTCTGCGTTGCAGCTCAAGTGTTTTTTGATAGGCTCCCTCTGCGATAAAATGACCAACACCACGCTTATTTATTAAGATTTCTTCATCCTGCAGGATCTGAAAGGCCCGCATTGCTGTATTTGGATTGACCTCCATTTGCACGGCAATCTCCCGAACGGATGGAACGCGGTCATCCGTTTTCCACTTTTTTTTGAGGATCTGTTTACAGAAATAGTCTGAGATCTGTTTATAGATCGGTTCTTTATCTGTGAAATCCATCAGGCCACCTGCTTGTTTTTGAGTTGCAAATAACTGAGCCAAATAAAGAACAGGGTGAATCCAATACCGAGAATATACTTGATCGGCGTAATCCATTGTTGTGCATCTAACTGTATGTTGATAGAGAGGTCTTGATTCTGAGAAAGGCCAAATATCAACATTCCAATATTCAGTATAAAAATAGTACCTAACACAAAAACGATGATAACAAGCAGTGTTTTTATGAACGTATTCTTCTTGAAATAGACAGCTCCCAACAGAAAAATGCTCTGGTAAAAGAAAAATCTGAGAACCATTGACAAAACATCTGCGGAAAATGGATTGAAGAGATTAAAAGGAGTCCAATGCCCGGTATTAACTCCCTTTATGGTTTCGATTAAAAGACTCAGAGCTACTATGGCCACCATAGATACTACAGTATAAACAACGGATCCTGCAAACCAAGCGGCAAAAAGTTTTTCCGAGGTTGTTGAAGGAAGTGTAAGAAATTGGAAAGCTTTTGTTGGCGAGTGGACTTCATTAAATATCATGCTTGTCAGGATCAATCCGCCCAGCGTGTAAAGAGAAAGTGTAAGTCCGCGAATGGCAATGAAGCCCGGCCGATCTACACTGAACATGGTTGAAATGGTAGGAAGTACAGCAATTGCTAAAAGGAAACCCGCGATGCAGAGAAACCCGATCAGCCAGGTTCGCTGGTTCAGGGCCACGTATCTCTTTAAGACCAATTGAAACCGGGAAATAGAAAATTGATTATTTATTGTACTCATAATTCAATCAAGATTTAAACTGGTTGTTGATCAGATCTTGCTTTTGGATAATTCCGTTGAACAGGAGTTCAAGATCAATCTGAGTTTCCTTAGAGCTTTTATTTTTTTTAACGATGGCGGCTTTTCCTCCGAAAGCATCTTCGCTGTACAACACAATCCTGTCGCTGTCATCTGATATTTTTTCGAAGTTGAGCGTCTTCGAAATATTGATTACGCTCTGGTGGAAAATGATTTTGCCATTGTTCAAAACTATAATATGATCGATAATGCTATCGAGATCCCGAACCTGGTGGGTAGAGATCAAAAAACAGCGTTCGGACTGATCAGTGCCCGCCATTATTTTTCGAAACTGGCTTTTAGACGGAATATCGAGTCCGTTAGTCGGTTCGTCCATCAAAACCACTTTGGAATGGGTAGACAGGGCAAAGGCGATTAAAAATTTCTTTCGCTGGCCGTATGAAAGTTCGGTGAGATTTTTCTGTCTGTTGACCTGGAATTCGTCAAGAATTTCAACTAAATAGGATCGATCAAACCGCGGATAGAAAGGAGCATGCAAATCTACATACCTATCAGCGTTCATTTTTGGCAGATCGAACTGTTCCGGTAGGATATAAATCTCACTCATTGTCTCAGGGAGACGTTTTCTGACGTTTTTTCCAAGTACGTTGCACGATCCCTTTTTTGGAAACAACATTCCTGAAAGATGATTCAGAAGAGTAGTTTTACCGGCTCCATTCAAGCCAAAGAGCCCATATGTGTTTCCCGGCTCAAGAGTCATATTTAAACCGGTAAAAAGGGGTTGGCTTTTATTAAATGCAAATGTCAGATTTTCAACAGTAACCATAACTTTATAAGTTTATTATCTTATAGTATTAGTATACTAATACACATAAACAATAGCAATCTGCAGAAATGTTCAGTCCATTGATCTAAAATAGATAGTTCTTAGTGCCAAACCGGATTAATATTCACGGTTAAAAATGAACTATTTCGGGCAGAGCCCACGAGGTATCAACTTATAATCCAAATTTTTTAAACAATCTATGCACTTATTGTGAAGTGTCCCCACTTTGAAGGGGGCAATGGGGGATGAACTCCTGTGTCTCAGAACCAAGGTCTGGACACTTCAAAACTCAGATAGTCATCCCCCAGCTCACTCCGCATGCTTTTCCCCTTCAAAGGGGGACTTAAATCTTTTCCGCCCCGGTGAGTCGTGGAATTAAACCACTTAAATTAAAACATTTATCTTAGTTACTGCTTTCTAAATGAATGTAGGTTCAATGAAATAGAGGCAATTCTTGTTATACTATTTATGGCTGCCGGAACAGAAAAAAAACATAAAAAACTTGAGCGTACTCTTGGTTTAAGTGAGGCATTAACCATAGGAATCGGTACAATGGTTGGAGCCGGAATTTTTGTTTTTCCGGGTTTAGCAGCCGGAGAGGCAGGAGTTGCAGCAATATTATCCTTTGTTTTAGGTGGAGCAATAGCACTTCTTGTAGCACTATCCAGTTCAGAGTTAGCAACAGCCATGCCTGAGAATGGTGGGGCTTATTACTATGTGTCACGCATTTTTGGTGCTAATGCCGGATTTATAGTAGGTGTGGGGCAGTGGGTCGGTCTTGTATTTGCAAGTGCTTTTTACCTGACAGGATTTGCTCAATACATGATTGAAATATTGGAAGAGGTGGGATTGAATTTGGGTGACCCGATGGTACTCATTGCCTTTCTTATTGCCATAATTTTAACGCTCGTTAATGTGTTGGGTACCAAGGGGGCAGGTAAATTGCAAAATCAAGTGGTGATTTCATTAGCTGCTATTCTTGTTTTACTATTCGGGTATGGCATTTTAGATGCCACCGGTTTGATTGGAGAAGCAGCAGTGCCTGACACTTTTGCTCCCAAGGGGTATTGGCCAGTTCTAACCACAACCGCTCTTATTTTTACTTCCTATCTTGGATTTGTACAGATTGCAAATGTAGCAGGAGAGATTAAAAATCCGGTTCAAAATCTGCCTCGTGCAATGATCGGAAGCGTAATTGTAGTAATGTTACTTTATGTGGCAGCACTGTTTGTTAGTACAAGTACGTTATCAAACGAAGAACTGGGTCAACTCGGTGAAACTGCAATGGTAGGTGTTG is a genomic window of Balneolaceae bacterium containing:
- the fetB gene encoding iron export ABC transporter permease subunit FetB — translated: MEIIELSWFQLAIGFLSLLIPAAILWWYQTGLNRKMVIATIRMTLQLLFVGYYLEYIFEYDNPWLNLAWILVMVIVADFATIDRSDLRQKASLVIPIFGATFFGIVMIDFFFLEVVIQLRTILEAQYAIPITGMVLGNCLRSNVIGINDFYYNLKENKERYQFYLASGATRSEALYPFFQRALQKSANPTLASMATIGLVSLPGMMTGQILSGSSPMTAIQYQIMIMLAIFTGTILSVFLAIIFSNRFVFFENDMPDPTIYKN
- a CDS encoding ABC transporter ATP-binding protein, with product MLLEGKNIHFKYGDEIIFNDFSFGLKEGEKLVLKGESGSGKSTLFRLILGFESPDKGEFLYNGTILRDGTLQSFRKETAWLPQDLNIGIGSVKEVIHYPFEFKNSSTKKPDIKSIEDLLDDLGMESSILEKTFSDLSTGQRQRVGILICILMDKSLMLLDEPTSALDRESKEKLADLLLNSDRTILSTSHDPFWVERCDRIIEMQ
- a CDS encoding GntR family transcriptional regulator, giving the protein MDFTDKEPIYKQISDYFCKQILKKKWKTDDRVPSVREIAVQMEVNPNTAMRAFQILQDEEILINKRGVGHFIAEGAYQKTLELQRREFIEHDVPVFFQKMKLLGFSCDELEKMIGE
- a CDS encoding ABC transporter ATP-binding protein codes for the protein MVTVENLTFAFNKSQPLFTGLNMTLEPGNTYGLFGLNGAGKTTLLNHLSGMLFPKKGSCNVLGKNVRKRLPETMSEIYILPEQFDLPKMNADRYVDLHAPFYPRFDRSYLVEILDEFQVNRQKNLTELSYGQRKKFLIAFALSTHSKVVLMDEPTNGLDIPSKSQFRKIMAGTDQSERCFLISTHQVRDLDSIIDHIIVLNNGKIIFHQSVINISKTLNFEKISDDSDRIVLYSEDAFGGKAAIVKKNKSSKETQIDLELLFNGIIQKQDLINNQFKS